The Mycolicibacterium boenickei genome has a segment encoding these proteins:
- a CDS encoding URC4/urg3 family protein: protein MTTTADGAAAMAAVATLRSTAAIRERAQHLLHRARSGDSPWFVVDDDALDHAAAEVAELTRTRYPTLAVPYHSRWRHFETGGVDRRAELATRTTDVDAADRARSMIDLAVVSVLLDAGAGADWRYVESDTGLCLTRSEGLGVASWHAFCGGLFSSDPGDPLRADAATLCHLDVDNLAAAFQVSPGNPLVGLAGRVRLLRRLGTHLAAHPDVFGPHGRPGGMFDTVTGPTVAAHELLSTLLDTLSGVWLADNAIDGQPLGDCWRHPAVRGPGMSRGWMPFHKLSQWLTYSLLEPFERAGVTVTDLDALTGLPEYRNGGLLLDTGVLRLREPALAEQDWAVGDELVVEWRALTVALLDELAPLVRDHLAAPQLPLACVLEGGTWATGRALAARLRDGRPPLSIISDGTVF from the coding sequence ATGACCACGACCGCGGACGGCGCGGCGGCCATGGCGGCGGTGGCCACGTTACGCAGCACCGCCGCCATCCGTGAACGGGCCCAACACCTTCTGCACCGCGCCAGATCCGGCGACTCGCCCTGGTTCGTGGTCGACGACGATGCCCTGGACCACGCGGCCGCAGAGGTCGCCGAACTCACCCGCACCCGCTACCCCACGCTCGCCGTCCCCTACCACAGCCGGTGGCGCCATTTCGAGACCGGTGGCGTGGACCGCCGAGCGGAGTTGGCCACGCGGACAACCGATGTGGATGCCGCGGACCGGGCCCGCTCGATGATCGACCTGGCGGTGGTGAGCGTGCTGCTGGACGCAGGCGCAGGAGCCGACTGGCGTTACGTCGAATCCGATACCGGCCTTTGTCTCACGCGTTCGGAAGGGCTGGGGGTGGCCAGCTGGCACGCGTTCTGCGGCGGATTGTTCTCCAGCGACCCTGGCGATCCGCTGCGGGCGGATGCCGCCACGTTGTGCCACCTCGACGTCGACAACCTGGCTGCTGCGTTTCAGGTGAGTCCAGGCAATCCGTTGGTGGGGCTGGCCGGCCGGGTTCGGCTACTGCGCCGGCTGGGCACGCACCTCGCAGCCCACCCCGACGTGTTCGGCCCGCACGGACGTCCCGGCGGAATGTTCGACACCGTGACCGGTCCGACTGTCGCCGCCCACGAGCTGCTCTCGACGTTGTTGGACACGCTGTCGGGAGTGTGGCTCGCCGACAACGCCATCGACGGTCAGCCGCTGGGTGACTGCTGGCGGCACCCGGCCGTCCGCGGTCCCGGCATGTCCCGCGGATGGATGCCGTTTCACAAACTGTCCCAGTGGCTGACGTACTCGCTCCTCGAGCCGTTCGAGCGGGCCGGTGTCACGGTGACCGACCTCGACGCGTTGACCGGGCTGCCCGAGTACCGCAACGGCGGTCTGCTGCTGGATACCGGGGTGCTCCGGTTACGTGAACCCGCACTGGCCGAGCAGGACTGGGCGGTGGGCGACGAGCTCGTGGTCGAGTGGCGCGCGCTGACGGTCGCGCTGCTCGATGAGCTGGCTCCGCTGGTTCGTGATCATCTGGCGGCCCCGCAACTGCCACTGGCCTGCGTACTGGAGGGCGGAACCTGGGCAACCGGGCGCGCGCTGGCCGCGCGTCTGCGCGACGGCCGTCCGCCGTTGTCCATCATCAGCGACGGCACGGTTTTCTAG